The following are encoded together in the Choloepus didactylus isolate mChoDid1 chromosome 7, mChoDid1.pri, whole genome shotgun sequence genome:
- the LOC119539228 gene encoding HLA class II histocompatibility antigen, DP beta 1 chain-like isoform X1 encodes MVLQVPEGPWTAALTVLLMVLSNPMVQGRTAPENYVYNFRHDCYVLNRTHRFLERHFCNREQFAHFDSGVGQYVAVTELGRSFAEHWNSQKDLLEEKRAEVDTVCRHNYELNEGFTLKRRVQPKVHVSPSRKGLLQHHNLLVCHVTDFYPGSIEIQWFRNGQEEIAGVVSTSLIRNGDWTFQILVMLEMTPQQGDVYTCQVQHPSLDSPVTVEWKAQSDSAQNKMLTGVGGFVLGLITLGVGIFMHKRSKKVQ; translated from the exons ATGGTTCTGCAGGTTCCTGAAGGCCCCTGGACAGCAGCTCTGACAGTGTTACTGATGGTGCTGAGCAATCCCATGGTCCAGGGCAGGACAGCTCCAG AGAATTACGTGTACAACTTCCGGCACGACTGCTACGTGCTTAACCGGACGCATCGCTTCCTGGAGAGGCACTTCTGTAACAGGGAGCAGTTCGCGCATTTCGACAGTGGCGTGGGGCAGTACGTGGCCGTGACGGAGCTGGGGCGGAGCTTCGCCGAGCACTGGAACAGCCAGAAGGACCTCCTGGAGGAGAAGCGGGCCGAGGTGGACACGGTGTGCAGACACAACTACGAGCTGAACGAGGGCTTCACGCTGAAGCGCCGAG TCCAGCCAAAAGTACATGTCTCCCCCTCCAGGAAGGGGCTCCTGCAGCACCACAACCTGCTTGTCTGCCACGTGACGGATTTCTATCCGGGCAGCATTGAAATCCAGTGGTTCCGGAATGGACAGGAGGAAATAGCTGGGGTTGTGTCCACCAGCCTGATCCGTAATGGAGACTGGACCTTCCAGATCCTGGTGATGCTGGAAATGACCCCCCAGCAGGGAGACGTCTACACCTGCCAGGTGCAGCACCCCAGCCTGGACAGTCCTGTCACCGTGGAGTGGA AGGCACAGTCTGATTCTGCCCAAAACAAGATGCTGACTGGAGTTGGGGGGTTTGTGCTGGGGCTCATCACCCTTGGAGTGGGCATCTTCATGCATAAGAGAAGCAAGAAAG TTCAATGA
- the LOC119539228 gene encoding HLA class II histocompatibility antigen, DP beta 1 chain-like isoform X2, with protein MVLQVPEGPWTAALTVLLMVLSNPMVQGRTAPENYVYNFRHDCYVLNRTHRFLERHFCNREQFAHFDSGVGQYVAVTELGRSFAEHWNSQKDLLEEKRAEVDTVCRHNYELNEGFTLKRRVQPKVHVSPSRKGLLQHHNLLVCHVTDFYPGSIEIQWFRNGQEEIAGVVSTSLIRNGDWTFQILVMLEMTPQQGDVYTCQVQHPSLDSPVTVEWKAQSDSAQNKMLTGVGGFVLGLITLGVGIFMHKRSKKGS; from the exons ATGGTTCTGCAGGTTCCTGAAGGCCCCTGGACAGCAGCTCTGACAGTGTTACTGATGGTGCTGAGCAATCCCATGGTCCAGGGCAGGACAGCTCCAG AGAATTACGTGTACAACTTCCGGCACGACTGCTACGTGCTTAACCGGACGCATCGCTTCCTGGAGAGGCACTTCTGTAACAGGGAGCAGTTCGCGCATTTCGACAGTGGCGTGGGGCAGTACGTGGCCGTGACGGAGCTGGGGCGGAGCTTCGCCGAGCACTGGAACAGCCAGAAGGACCTCCTGGAGGAGAAGCGGGCCGAGGTGGACACGGTGTGCAGACACAACTACGAGCTGAACGAGGGCTTCACGCTGAAGCGCCGAG TCCAGCCAAAAGTACATGTCTCCCCCTCCAGGAAGGGGCTCCTGCAGCACCACAACCTGCTTGTCTGCCACGTGACGGATTTCTATCCGGGCAGCATTGAAATCCAGTGGTTCCGGAATGGACAGGAGGAAATAGCTGGGGTTGTGTCCACCAGCCTGATCCGTAATGGAGACTGGACCTTCCAGATCCTGGTGATGCTGGAAATGACCCCCCAGCAGGGAGACGTCTACACCTGCCAGGTGCAGCACCCCAGCCTGGACAGTCCTGTCACCGTGGAGTGGA AGGCACAGTCTGATTCTGCCCAAAACAAGATGCTGACTGGAGTTGGGGGGTTTGTGCTGGGGCTCATCACCCTTGGAGTGGGCATCTTCATGCATAAGAGAAGCAAGAAAG GTTCCTGA